The following proteins come from a genomic window of Paucimonas lemoignei:
- the cpdA_3 gene encoding metallophosphoesterase → MLIAHLSDLHIRPQGMLYQGLVDSNTMCEQAIAHLNRLTPRPDVVIITGDLVDEGLPQEYAMARTLLAGIEQPLLMIPGNHDDRTLMGSSFSLPYLSSTAGPWHFVADDLGPVRIIGVDVTVPQEHHGDMTDEAQNWLDAALAQEPARPTLIMLHQPPFLSGIPYIDTYACRNSERLREVVQRYPAIERVVCGHIHRSMQLRFGGTVLCTAPSTTTAIGLALDPEAEEASYVEPPALLLHHWKPDTGLITHWVPIGTFRGPLPFA, encoded by the coding sequence GTGCTGATTGCCCACCTTTCCGATCTGCATATCAGGCCGCAAGGCATGCTTTATCAGGGGCTGGTTGATTCAAACACGATGTGCGAGCAGGCCATTGCACACCTGAACAGGCTCACGCCGCGACCCGATGTCGTGATCATCACCGGCGACCTGGTGGATGAGGGGCTACCGCAAGAGTATGCAATGGCGCGTACATTGCTGGCCGGGATCGAGCAGCCCTTGTTGATGATTCCTGGCAATCACGATGACCGAACATTAATGGGTTCCAGCTTTTCCCTGCCGTATCTCTCTTCAACGGCAGGCCCCTGGCACTTCGTCGCCGATGACCTTGGACCGGTGCGGATCATTGGTGTGGATGTGACGGTACCGCAGGAACATCATGGCGACATGACCGACGAGGCTCAGAACTGGCTCGATGCGGCACTCGCCCAGGAGCCAGCACGCCCCACGCTGATCATGTTGCACCAGCCACCGTTCCTCAGTGGTATTCCTTATATCGACACCTATGCCTGCCGGAACTCGGAGCGGCTGCGCGAGGTGGTGCAGCGCTATCCGGCGATCGAACGCGTGGTGTGCGGACACATTCACCGCTCGATGCAATTACGTTTTGGCGGCACAGTCCTGTGCACCGCCCCCAGCACCACGACTGCCATCGGATTGGCCCTGGATCCAGAGGCTGAAGAGGCGTCATATGTAGAGCCGCCGGCGTTACTCCTGCATCACTGGAAGCCGGATACGGGGCTGATTACCCACTGGGTGCCCATCGGCACATTCCGCGGGCCACTGCCGTTTGCATGA
- a CDS encoding haloacid dehalogenase produces the protein MKFENTSRPEWLTFDCYGTLIQWDEGLQAVAAKILGTKGQHSVDANRLIDVYDRHEHRLEQTPPYRSFRQLSTLGLQLALEELELPSSAEDSQQLAGAIAQMPPFPEVLDTLARLKAMGFKLCIVSNTDDDIIAGNVAQLGGHIDQVITAQQAGAYKPDPRLFDYAHQQLGVRRDEVVHICASPHLDHAAARDMQFRCIWIDRGTGRQLLPDYRPDATVSTLDQVVPLFESLGW, from the coding sequence ATGAAATTCGAAAACACATCGCGTCCCGAATGGCTGACATTCGATTGCTACGGCACTTTGATTCAATGGGATGAGGGCTTGCAGGCGGTTGCCGCGAAAATCCTCGGCACCAAGGGGCAGCACAGTGTCGATGCCAATCGCCTGATCGACGTGTATGACCGCCATGAACATCGCCTGGAACAGACGCCGCCGTACCGTTCGTTCCGTCAGTTGAGCACGCTGGGGTTGCAGCTTGCGCTGGAGGAATTGGAGTTGCCCAGTTCGGCCGAGGACAGCCAGCAGCTGGCCGGGGCGATTGCCCAGATGCCGCCATTTCCTGAAGTGCTCGACACGCTCGCGCGCCTCAAGGCCATGGGCTTCAAGCTGTGCATCGTGTCGAATACCGATGACGACATCATTGCCGGCAACGTCGCGCAGCTTGGTGGGCACATTGACCAGGTCATCACCGCCCAGCAGGCCGGTGCCTACAAGCCCGATCCGCGCCTGTTCGACTACGCTCACCAGCAGCTGGGCGTACGCCGTGATGAAGTGGTGCACATCTGTGCCAGCCCGCACCTGGACCACGCCGCCGCGCGTGACATGCAGTTTCGCTGCATCTGGATCGACCGCGGTACCGGTCGGCAATTGCTGCCCGACTATCGACCCGATGCGACAGTGAGCACCCTCGATCAAGTCGTGCCGCTGTTCGAATCCCTTGGCTGGTAA
- the gltC_2 gene encoding LysR family transcriptional regulator has translation MLDLELLKTFVCVVDEGSFTRAAERVHRTQSTVSQQVRKLEKMVGHTLLLRDRTGQNISVSEHGEMLIQYARRMLAMSSEALDALANDVDPETLRIGVPEDFDSRRMTSILAGFKQVRPKARLETISGMSTDLKQNLATGVIDIALVKREPNSGPGWATWPERLVWVRGIDSHFANGILPLALFPQGCIYRQRAIRLLDVAQRPWRVAFGSHSLTSIQAAVASGLGVSVLPASAVLPEHTVCTDLPELAPTELALISREGTLTGLQRALVEFLREELGKSSS, from the coding sequence ATGCTCGACCTCGAACTGCTCAAGACCTTCGTATGCGTGGTTGATGAGGGCAGCTTCACACGAGCCGCCGAACGCGTGCACCGCACCCAATCGACGGTGAGTCAGCAGGTGCGCAAGCTGGAAAAAATGGTCGGCCACACGCTTTTGCTTCGCGATCGGACGGGGCAGAACATCAGCGTCAGCGAACATGGAGAAATGCTGATTCAGTACGCCCGGCGCATGCTGGCCATGTCCTCGGAGGCGCTGGATGCCCTCGCCAACGATGTCGACCCGGAAACGCTGCGCATTGGCGTGCCGGAGGACTTCGACTCACGACGCATGACGAGTATCCTCGCCGGCTTCAAGCAGGTCCGCCCCAAAGCGCGACTGGAAACCATCAGCGGCATGAGTACAGATCTCAAACAGAACCTTGCTACAGGCGTCATTGACATCGCATTGGTCAAACGTGAGCCAAACAGCGGGCCTGGTTGGGCGACATGGCCGGAGCGGCTGGTGTGGGTCAGGGGAATAGATAGCCACTTCGCCAACGGTATATTGCCATTGGCGCTATTCCCGCAGGGCTGCATCTATCGGCAACGAGCGATCCGCTTGTTGGATGTGGCACAGCGGCCTTGGCGGGTTGCGTTTGGCAGTCATAGCCTGACGAGCATCCAGGCAGCGGTGGCCTCAGGGCTGGGTGTCTCGGTTCTGCCCGCTTCGGCGGTGCTGCCAGAACATACCGTATGCACGGATCTTCCTGAATTGGCGCCGACCGAGTTGGCGCTGATCAGTCGCGAAGGCACTCTGACCGGGTTGCAGCGAGCGCTGGTAGAGTTTCTCCGTGAAGAATTGGGCAAGTCATCCAGTTAA
- the ureR_2 gene encoding putative regulatory protein: MLHSHLTTLNAVSLVLSTFKAQGWSAEALLAGSGICAADLSRADTRIATHQEMQVCANAVALQRDIGLIVGRRMHVSSYGMLGYALLTSATFGDALRLAMRYPALLGTLFELSMEEDGERIWFTAGDYRENPALTAFNVELCLGSLKVICDDLLGHSLPLLGARFEHDAPDYQTRYAECFDCPLQFQATVNAFAFDKHWLAQPLPLADAVTHQAMTERCRKQNTEFTGREAWLGRIRQLLATQLHAAPGLDGLARQMNCSARTLRRHLHDLGCSYQELLDELRFERAKQLLAEDRWPIYRIAETLGFSETASFRHAFVRWSGVTPSQFRA, from the coding sequence ATGCTGCACTCCCATCTCACCACCCTCAACGCTGTCTCACTGGTCCTGAGCACGTTCAAGGCGCAAGGCTGGTCTGCCGAGGCGCTGCTGGCCGGCAGTGGCATATGCGCGGCGGACTTGAGCCGTGCCGACACGCGCATCGCCACGCATCAGGAGATGCAGGTGTGCGCCAATGCCGTGGCTCTGCAGCGCGATATCGGCCTGATCGTCGGGCGGCGTATGCATGTCTCATCCTACGGCATGCTCGGCTATGCCCTGCTCACCAGTGCCACTTTCGGTGACGCGCTACGTCTGGCGATGCGTTATCCCGCGCTGCTGGGAACACTGTTCGAGCTGAGTATGGAGGAAGACGGCGAACGTATCTGGTTCACTGCGGGCGATTACCGCGAGAATCCGGCACTGACCGCCTTCAATGTCGAGCTGTGTCTGGGGTCGCTGAAGGTCATTTGCGACGACCTGCTCGGCCACTCACTGCCTTTGCTGGGCGCTCGCTTTGAGCACGATGCGCCGGACTATCAGACTCGCTACGCCGAATGTTTCGACTGTCCGTTGCAGTTCCAGGCCACCGTCAATGCATTTGCTTTTGATAAACACTGGCTCGCTCAGCCTTTACCGCTGGCTGACGCGGTAACCCATCAAGCGATGACTGAGCGCTGCCGAAAACAGAACACTGAATTCACCGGGCGCGAGGCCTGGCTGGGACGAATCCGGCAATTGCTGGCTACACAACTGCATGCCGCACCTGGGCTGGACGGGCTGGCCCGACAGATGAACTGTTCGGCGCGCACCTTGCGTCGACACTTGCACGACCTGGGCTGCAGCTATCAGGAACTGCTCGACGAGCTTCGTTTCGAACGCGCCAAGCAACTGCTGGCCGAAGACCGGTGGCCCATCTACCGGATCGCCGAGACGCTGGGCTTCAGCGAGACCGCAAGCTTTCGGCACGCCTTTGTGCGCTGGAGTGGCGTGACGCCGAGCCAATTTCGCGCATGA